One Glaciihabitans arcticus DNA window includes the following coding sequences:
- a CDS encoding NAD(P)-dependent oxidoreductase — protein sequence MRGRSISVVSAEKRKVIVRANRPGRNGARGQSGVAGLSCHDNPMERIGIIGLGRMGGPITARLTAAGFAVASYDSRPDSGRTMDDAQALAASVDILVTVLPGTPELRAVMAEITMTPGTLWLDLTSADPRAAIEIASALAEHGVASVGAPMGGGPGAAAAGELTFFVGGAETSRDRIAPVLGVLGTSTIMGDDVTAGYTTKLLANTLWFGQAIAVAEALLLGQAQGIEPGPLREALAGSAGGSAFITQHLPALFDGDYLATFGIDRVVEELDSVTALAREHGTPIELTDLVARTHREALDEFGPIDGELLGMKLLEQRAGRELR from the coding sequence ATGCGCGGTCGGTCCATCTCGGTGGTCTCGGCGGAGAAGCGGAAGGTCATTGTCCGAGCCAACCGGCCCGGGCGCAACGGGGCAAGAGGCCAATCGGGTGTTGCTGGCCTTTCGTGCCACGATAACCCCATGGAACGCATCGGCATCATCGGACTGGGCCGCATGGGCGGGCCCATAACGGCACGCCTGACCGCCGCCGGGTTCGCCGTCGCCAGCTACGATTCGCGCCCCGATTCCGGTCGCACGATGGATGACGCCCAGGCGCTCGCCGCCTCCGTCGACATCCTGGTCACGGTGCTGCCCGGCACGCCCGAGCTCCGTGCGGTGATGGCCGAGATCACGATGACGCCGGGCACCCTGTGGCTCGACCTGACGAGCGCGGATCCGCGGGCGGCCATCGAGATCGCGAGTGCCCTCGCCGAGCACGGGGTCGCGAGTGTAGGCGCACCGATGGGCGGCGGGCCGGGTGCCGCGGCGGCCGGGGAACTCACGTTCTTCGTCGGGGGAGCCGAGACATCCAGAGACCGGATCGCACCGGTGCTGGGAGTGCTCGGCACGTCCACGATCATGGGCGACGACGTGACCGCCGGCTACACGACCAAGCTGCTCGCTAACACGCTCTGGTTCGGGCAGGCGATCGCGGTGGCCGAGGCGCTGCTGCTCGGGCAGGCGCAGGGCATCGAGCCCGGACCGCTGCGCGAGGCGCTCGCCGGAAGCGCCGGCGGCAGTGCGTTCATCACCCAGCACCTTCCCGCGCTGTTCGACGGCGACTATCTCGCGACGTTCGGCATCGACCGCGTCGTCGAGGAGCTCGACTCGGTCACGGCCCTCGCGCGCGAGCACGGCACCCCGATCGAGCTCACGGACCTGGTCGCCCGCACGCACCGCGAGGCACTCGACGAGTTCGGCCCGATCGACGGCGAACTGCTCGGGATGAAACTGCTCGAGCAGCGCGCGGGCCGCGAGCTGCGCTAG
- a CDS encoding GNAT family N-acetyltransferase, which yields MTFRFSAETTEMDRPRILGWLADESYWAQGRAADVHDRAMDNSLNFGMFDEAGEQVAYARVITDFATFAWLCDVFVSDDVRGQGVGVALMRGVHDILEPMHLKRWGLVTADAHGLYEKFGFSELEKPEMWMARLAS from the coding sequence ATGACCTTCCGCTTCTCCGCCGAGACCACCGAGATGGACCGACCGCGCATCCTCGGCTGGCTCGCCGACGAGTCCTATTGGGCCCAGGGCCGCGCGGCCGACGTGCACGATCGGGCGATGGACAACTCCCTCAACTTCGGCATGTTCGACGAGGCCGGCGAGCAGGTCGCGTACGCACGCGTCATCACTGACTTCGCCACGTTCGCGTGGCTCTGCGATGTCTTTGTCTCGGATGACGTTCGCGGCCAGGGCGTCGGCGTCGCCCTCATGCGCGGCGTGCACGACATCCTGGAGCCCATGCATCTGAAACGCTGGGGTCTCGTCACGGCCGATGCGCACGGGCTTTACGAGAAGTTCGGCTTCAGCGAGCTGGAGAAGCCGGAGATGTGGATGGCGCGGCTCGCGAGCTGA